In the Gemmatimonadaceae bacterium genome, ACGTGCGACCTCGAAGTGCCCGCCGAGGCGGACTTCGTGATCGAGGGGTACATCGACCCCGCCGAGCCGCTGGTGACCGAGGGGCCATTCGGCGATCACACCGGCTTCTACTCGCTGGCCGATCTGTATCCGCAGGTGCACGTCACGGCGGTGACGATGCGCCGCCAGCCGATCTTCCCTGCCACGATCGTCGGGCGGCCGCCCATGGAGGACTTCTACCTCGGGCACGCGACCGAGCGCATCTTCCTGCCGCTGCTCAAGCTCACGGTGCCCGAGATCGTGGACTACCACATGCCGGCCGAGGGGATCTTTCACAATCTCGTCTTCGTATCGATCGACAAGCAGTATCCGGGCCAGGCGCAGAAGGTGATGAACGCGCTGTGGGGCCAGGGGTTGATGTCGCTGGCCAAGGTGCTGGTGGTGGTGGACAAGTGGGTGAACGTGCGCGACCCCAAGGAAGTGTGGTGGGTGGCGCTCAACAATCTCGATCCGGAGCGTGACGCGCGATTCACCATGGGCCCGGTGGACGTGCTCGACCACTCGAGTCGTACGTTCACGTACGGGTCCAAGATGGGGCTCGACGGCACGCGCAAGCTTCCCGAAGAGGGATTCACGCGCGACTGGCCCAAGCTGATCGAGATGGATGCCGAGACGAAGCGCGCCGTGGACGCGAAGTGGGCTAAGCTGGGGTTCCCGTGGCGATGAGTGGGCCCGAGGGGCAGACATTCACCGATCGCGGGTCGCGCGTCATCGCCTACGTCAATCTGGTGAAGCTGCCGCACACGGTGTTCGCGTTGCCGTTCGCACTCGTGGGCGTGACCCTGGCGTCGTACCGGCGACCGCTCCACCTGGGGCAGGTGCTGTGGGTGGTGGTCGCGTTCACGGCGGCGCGGTTCGCCGCTATGGCGTTCAACCGTATCGTGGATCGCGATATCGACGCCCGCAATCCGCGCACGGCGATGCGGGAAATTCCGCAGGGGCGGCTGAGCGTGGCCGAGGCGTGGGGATCGGTGGTCGTGGCGTCGGCCCTGTTCGGGTTCGCCGCCTGGCGGCTCAATCCGCTGTGCTTCGCGCTGTCGCCGGTGGCGCTCGTCTGGGTGTTCTTCTACAGCCACACCAAGCGGTTCACGCGGTGGGCGCACCTGGTGCTGGGCACCGGCACGGCGATCGCGCCGGTGGGTGGGTATCTGGCGGTGAGCGGCCAGTGGAGCCGGCCCTGGTGGATGCTGGTCGCGCTGGCCGCGGCCGTGATGACGTGGGTGGGGGGGTTCGATGTGTTCTACTCGCTGGCCGACGCCGAGTTCGACCG is a window encoding:
- a CDS encoding UbiA-like polyprenyltransferase; its protein translation is MSGPEGQTFTDRGSRVIAYVNLVKLPHTVFALPFALVGVTLASYRRPLHLGQVLWVVVAFTAARFAAMAFNRIVDRDIDARNPRTAMREIPQGRLSVAEAWGSVVVASALFGFAAWRLNPLCFALSPVALVWVFFYSHTKRFTRWAHLVLGTGTAIAPVGGYLAVSGQWSRPWWMLVALAAAVMTWVGGFDVFYSLADAEFDRANALHSLPAKLGERRAIEIAHLLHVVTIAALAAVGVATHAGGFYWAGVVLAAVILGYEHWLVRPDDLSKLDAAFFSMNGMLSLAFFFFVLAERVRPMLMMSLGRGR